The genomic DNA TGGCGGCGGCGATGCCCACTCTGGGCGACAGAGGCGGCGTGTCCTCGGAGCATTCGGTCTCGCCGTCGCCGACAACGTAGAAATTGCCGCGCACCTTGCGAGTGACTATGGCGTCGCCGTTTCCGCAGCCGCCTATCCCGGAGGCGGAGACCAACAGTCTGCCCATGGGCAGCAGAGCCTCCACCAACAGCTTCTTGGCCTCGACCCGGTCAAAAGCCTCGACCACGGCGTCGCAATCGCCGAACAACCGCTTCATATCGGCCGCGCCGACCCGCTCAACGCACACGTCGAGATTGAGGTCGGGGTTCACGGCGCGCATATTGACAGCCAGGGCTTCGGCCTTGAACAGCCCCACCTGGTCACAAAGAAACGCCTGCCGATTCAGGTTGGAGAACTCCACGCGATCGAAGTCCACTAGGACGAAGCGGGTGAAGCCGCTGCGCGCCAAGTGCATGGCGCAGTTGGAGCCGAGCCCGCCGCAACCGGCGATGCCGATCTTCACGGACCGCAGCCGGGCGAGGGTTTTCTCGCCCAGGTACCGCGCAAAGCCCTGCTCCACCTTGTTCATGCGCCCTCTCCCGCAGTTTCGAAGATGGGTTCCCAATCCTTGAAGATCGGCTGGTAGCCCTTGTCGCGCAGGGCGGCGCAGACCTCGTCCACGCTGCGTCCGTCGCTGATGTCGAACTGGCCGGTGTTCTCCTCGTCCATGGTCTCGTCGGCATGACCACCAACGGCCGTGGACACGCCCGCCGACATGCGGGTCACGCCCAGCGGCAGGATGTTTTCACGGAACCGGGCGTCCTCGCGGGTGGAGATGGTGATGCCCACCCGAGGCATGAACAGGCGCAGAGCCATGAGGAACTGAACCATGTCGTGATCGGATACGATGGAAGCCGGTTCCCAGTCGCCCACGTGCGGCCGCATACGCGGCAGGGATACGGCGATGTCCGTCTCCGGGTACCGATGCATGAGGTAGGCCGCGTGCAGGCCGGTCAGGAGCGCGTCGCGCCGCCAGTCGCCCAGCCCGAGCAACGCGCCGATGTTGACCACGCGCATCCCAGCCTTGCAGGCCCGCTCCGGGGCGTCCAGACGGAACCGAAAGTCCCGCTTGGGCCCTTTGGGATGCAGCACGGCATAAAGCGCCTCATCGTAGGTTTCCTGGAACATGGTCATACCGTCCACGCCCGAGGTCACCAGCCGTCCGTACTCCTCCTCGGTCATAGCGAAGACCT from Pseudodesulfovibrio thermohalotolerans includes the following:
- the thiH gene encoding 2-iminoacetate synthase ThiH: MSFYPLIQAYAEGLPDARFNDFTEEDVLRALHRTTTTVEDFMAFMSPAASGLLEEMAQKASRLTVQHFGRTISLFTPLYLANFCTNHCVYCGFNCNNTIHRSMLSLEEVDVEGKAIAATGLKNLLILTGDAPAKTGVDYLEACTRVLTKHFPSVSIEVFAMTEEEYGRLVTSGVDGMTMFQETYDEALYAVLHPKGPKRDFRFRLDAPERACKAGMRVVNIGALLGLGDWRRDALLTGLHAAYLMHRYPETDIAVSLPRMRPHVGDWEPASIVSDHDMVQFLMALRLFMPRVGITISTREDARFRENILPLGVTRMSAGVSTAVGGHADETMDEENTGQFDISDGRSVDEVCAALRDKGYQPIFKDWEPIFETAGEGA
- the thiF gene encoding sulfur carrier protein ThiS adenylyltransferase ThiF — its product is MNKVEQGFARYLGEKTLARLRSVKIGIAGCGGLGSNCAMHLARSGFTRFVLVDFDRVEFSNLNRQAFLCDQVGLFKAEALAVNMRAVNPDLNLDVCVERVGAADMKRLFGDCDAVVEAFDRVEAKKLLVEALLPMGRLLVSASGIGGCGNGDAIVTRKVRGNFYVVGDGETECSEDTPPLSPRVGIAAAKQADVVLTHFLGLSDE